The stretch of DNA TCACGGCGTTCGTCGGCTGGCGCAACAAGATCAGGCCGGGCCTCGATTACGACGTCCGCGCCGGCCACCTGTTCAACGACCGCAGCTTCGAAGGGTCGACCGGCTCGGATTCGACGCCGTTCATGGAACGCACGACGGTCGCGACCGCGATCATCCCGCAGCGCGGTTTCTACGGCATCGGCGTGATGCCGCGCGTGTTCTGGAAGACCGGCCATGCCTCGGTCACCGTCACCGGTGACCGGATCGACGGCACGCAGACCGTCGGCGATAGCCGCACCGTGCTGGGCCGCGCGCACTGGAACCCGATCAAGTCCGACACCGGCGTGCTCCACATCGGCGCCTGGGGCTTCGACGAGTCGCTGTCGTCGGTTGCCGGCACGCTGACGCGCAACACGGTGATCGGCGGCCGCTTCAACGGCGCGCTGCGTGTGTCGACCGGGCCGCTGATCGGCGGCACGGGGACGACCGGCTACGGGTTCGAGCTCGGCGGATACCGCGGGCCATTGTGGGTGATGGGCGAAGCCGGCCGCCGCAACGCGCGGCTCGACGGCGGGCGTGCCGATTTCGTCAGCAAGGCATGGAGCGTCTCGGGCGGTCTGTTCCTGACCGGCGACCTGCCGCCGTACAATCCGCGGCTCGGCAGCTTCGGCCAGCCCAAGGTGTTGAAGCCGACATTCGACGGCGGGGTCGGCGCGATCGAACTCACCGCGCGCTACGAAAGCCTCGATTTCGACAATCTGCTGACCGGCGGCGACGGCTGGGCGGCGACCGTCGGCGTCAACTGGTACCTCAATTCCTTCACCCGCTTCCAGGTGAACGCGATCCAGTGGAACACCGACAACCGCGCCGGCGACTATGTCGGCAACGACAGCGGCCAGACGCTCAGCGCCCGCGTCGGGGTGACGTTCTGATGCGGAGCGGCGTCTTCGGCATCTTCCGTTCCGTTATCCTGACGAAAGTCAGGATCCAGGGTTACGGCGTGCTGCCCTGCTTGGCTCTGGATCCTGACTTTCGTCGGGATGACGGGGTTCTTGCTTCCGCCCCCACCCCCTTTTTCACGCCCTTTCCTAGGACGATGCGATGAACCTTGCCCTGCTCGGCTTCCTGATGGTGGCCACGTTCATGACGTTGATCATGACCAAGAAGATGACGCCGCTGGTCGCGCTCATCGTGATCCCGTCGATCTTCGGCGTGTTCGCGGGTGAGGCCGCGGGTCTCGGCCCGATGATGATCGACGGTATCAAGAACCTCGCGCCGACCGGCGTGATGCTGCTGTTCGCGATCCTGTTCTTCTCGACGATGACCGACACCGGCCTGTTCGATCCGCTGGTCGGGCGGCTGATCCGGATGGTCCACGGCGATCCGATGCGCATCCTGATCGGGACGGTCGTGCTGTGCACGCTCGTCAGTCTCGATGGCGACGGGTCGACGACCTATATCATCACGATCGCCGCGCTGTTGCCGCTGTACAAGCGCTTCAACATGAACCGGCTGTACCTCGTCTGCCTGTTGATGACGACGAGCGGGATCATGAACCTGACGCCGTGGGGCGGGCCGACCGCGCGTGCCGCGAGCGCGCTGAAGATCGATCCGGCGACGCTGTTCCTGCCGCTGATCCCCGGCATGATCGCCGGCCTCGCCTTCCTGATCGGTCTCGCCGTGTATTTCGGCCGCAAGGAACGCGCGCGGATGGGTGATGCGGGAATCACCGCGGACACCGAGTTCACCGGCATGGCGGTCTCGCAATATCCCGAGGCACGCCGTCCCAAGCTGATCTGGTTCAACGCCGCGCTCGTCGTCACGCTGCTGACCTTGCTCGTCTGGGGCATCCTGCCCTTGTCGATGCTGATGATGCTGGCGTTCGCGATCGCGATGATCGTCAACTATCCCGGCGTCGCCGACCAGAAGGAGCGCATCTCCGCGCATGCCGGCAACGTGCTGGCGGTCGTCTCGCTGATCTTCGCGGCGGGTATCTTCACCGGAATCCTCGGCGGCACCGGCATGGTCGAGGCGATGAGCAAGGCAGTGGTCGGCGTGATCCCGCCCGCGCTGGGGCCGTACATGGCGCCGATCACCGCGCTGCTCAGCATGCCGTTCACCTTCTTCATCTCGAACGACGCGTTCTATTTCGGGATGCTGCCGATCCTCGCCGAGGCAGGCGCACATTACGGCGTCGCACCAGAGGCGATCGCGCGCGCGTCGCTGATGGGCCAGCCGGTCCATCTACTCAGCCCGCTGGTGCCCTCGACCTACCTGCTCGTCAGCCTGGTCGGGATCGATCTCGCCGATCACCAGCGCTTCACGCTCGTGCCGGCGATCGCCGTCTGCACGGTGATGACGCTGGTCGGCATGATCGCGCTCGCCTTCCCGTTCGTCGCCTGAGGTGAGCATCCCTGCAACCCGCCGCTACCGGAGATTTCGCATGGTCCGACCGCGTACACCGTTGATGCTGCTCCCCGCGATGGGCTGCGACGGGCAGCTCTGGGCGCGCCAGATCGTCGACCTCGCCGCCGTCGCGCAGGTCGAGTTCGGCGACCTCTCGCAGGACGATACGCTGTCCGAAATGGCCGCGCGCGTGCTCGCCGCCGCACCGCCGCGGTTCGCGGTCGCCGGCGTCAGCCTGGGCGGCTATGTGGCGATGGAAATGATCCGCCAGGCGCCCGAGCGGATCGAACGGATCGCGCTGTTCGGCACGCGCGCGTCGATGGAGGTCCGCCCGCGCACCGTCGTCGGCCAGGGCCTGCTCGCCACCGCGCCGCACGCCGACCCGCGCCTGACCGCGATCGTCGCCGGGCCTGCGCAGGCGATGGCCGAGCGCGTCGGCCAGGTCGTGTTCGAGCGCCAGCAACGCGCCTTGCTCGCCCGTCCCGACATCAGCGAGGCGATCGCCGCGATCCACGTGCCGACACTGGTAGCGGTCGGTGACCGCGACCTGATCTGCACGCCGGACGATGCGCGTGCATTGAGCGCACGGATCGAGGGGTCTCGGTTCCACATGCTGCGGTCCTGCGGTCACCTAGCGCCGATGGAACGGCCCGGCGAAGTCACCGCGCTGCTGCGTCAGTGGCTTAAGACCGGCTGAGCGCGCGACTATTCGCGATAGCCGTTTATCCTGCATGATCGGTTCCCCCGATCCGATGATAGGGCGCCCGCCACGCCTTATCCAGAAGCGTTCGGTTTAGATCACCATGCCCTGCAACAGCTTGGGCAGGTCACCGCTTTCGCCGCGTGCTTCGGCCATGAAGCGGTCCTTGAGCGGCGGGATCGCGTTGACGGCGCTGATACCGAAGCGGCGGACGGCGCTGGCGGTCTTGCCGGGAAGGCCGAACAGCCGCGTGAGCGTGTCGGTGGCCGCCGCGGTCATGAACGTGTCGAGCCCGCGCCAACGCTGGTAGCGCGCGAGCAGTGCGGCGTCGCCAAGGTCCAGGCCGAGGCGTTTGCCCTCGACCAGCACTTCGGTGAGCGTCGCGACGTCGCGGAAACCCAGGTTCAGGCCCTGTCCGGCGATCGGGTGGATACCGTGGCCGGCGTCGCCGACCAGTGCGAGCCGCGTGTCCGTGATGCGCGCGGCGTGGTGGAAGCCGAGCGGGTAGGACGAGCGCGGCGTAGCCATCGACAGCGCGCCGAGGAATCCGCCCATGCTCTTTTCCGCTTCGGCCAGGAACGCGCGGTCGCCGAGTTTCAGCATGCCGGGCGCGTTCTTCGCGTCGACCGTCCAGACGATCGCCGAGCGGTGGCCGTCGGCGTCATCGGGCAGCGGAAGCAGCGCGAACGGGCCACTCGCATAGAAGATCTCGTATGCAACGTCTTCATGCGGGCGTTCGTGGTGGAACGCGGCGATGATCGCGGTGTGCTCGTACGACCAGCGCGCGATGGTGATCCCGGCGGCCTCGCGCGTCGGCGAGTTGCGACCCTCCGCGGCGATCAGCAGCGGCGCACGGATCACGTCACCCGTATCCAGTGTGACGGTGACCCCCGATTCGGCGCGGTCGACCGATACCGCCCGCGTGAGCATACGCAGGTCGACATGCGGCGCGGCGGTGGCGGCGTCGAACAGCGTGCGGCGGAGAAGCTTGTTCTCGTACATCGTGCCGAGGGCGCCATCGTCCGCTTCGGGGACGAAATCGAGCTTGCCCGGCTCCAGCCCGTCGCTGACTCGGATCTGGCGGATCGCACAGCCCTGCCCCGCCAGCGTCGCGCCAATACCGATCGCGTCGAGCATGCGGTGGCTCGCGCTCGCGACGGCCGACGCACGGCCGTCGAAACCGGGCGCTAGCGTCACGGCAGGGTCGGCGGGGTCGATCACGATCGTCGAGATGCCGTGCACGCCGAGCGCCACGGCGAGCGTCGCGCCGACCAGCCCGCCACCGAGGATGATTACATCTGTGTCCATGACGCCGCTGTATCCCGCCCGCCGGTCGCTGCCAACGACGATCCGGGCACAGCTTAACCCGTGTTGTCGCGTGGTTACCTTGACGTTGCGGCCGCCGGGCGCGATGAAAAGTCGGGTTTTCGTACATTGAAGGATTGAGGGTCATGGCCAGCCGCGCGCAGCCAGCCTTGTGGCGTGAGACGGTGAAGGCGGGTGCCGTCCGCAGCGGTGCGCTGATCGCGGCGATCGCGTTGTTCGTCGGCACGCTGCTGATGGCGCTGGCGCTGGCAAGCTATCACCCGAGCGACCCGGCGCTCAACACCGCGTCGGGCGGGTCGCCGGCCAATCTGATCGGGCCGCCGGGCGCGTGGTTCGCCGATATCGCGCTCACCCTGTTCGGGCCGGCGGTCGCGCTGATGCTGCCGATCGGACCCATCCTCGGCATGCGGCTATGGCGTGATGCGCCGCTCGGGCATTGGGTGCGGATGGTACGCGGCGCCGCGATCGGCGTCGCGCTGATGGCAAGTGCGCTGGCGTTCGTGTCGGGTAGCTCGGTGCTTGCCCTCCCTGCCGGCTGGGGCGGCGTGATCGGCCTGTCGGTCTCCAGCGCGGTGCACTGGGCGTTGCACTTCATCGGCCAGCCGGTCGCCGAGCTCTGGTCCGCCCGCGCGGTCGGGCTGGTCGCGGCGATCGCCGGCGCGATCGTCTGGGGCAAGAGCATCGAGATCGATCTCGGCGAGCGCAAATGGCGCTTTCCCCGCCGCAATCGCACCGAGGCGCTCGGCTATGACGGCTTTGCAGAGATCGACGAGGACGACGACGAGCCGCTGACCTTGACGCGCAAACCGGTCGAGCCGCGCGCGGTCGCCGAGCCGGACCCGCGCCCTGCCCCCGTCATCGCCGATCGCCAGAACGCGCCGTCGCAGGCCAAGCCCAAGGAGCGCCAGTCGTCGCTCGACCTGCGCGACAACTTCACGCTGCCGAGCCTCGACCTGCTGACACCCTCGCCGCCGAGCCAGGGCAATGTGATCGACAAGGCGGGCCTCGAGCGCAATGCGCGGCTGCTGGAGAACGTCCTAGACGATTTCCACGTGAAGGGATCGATCATCGAGGTGCGGCCCGGCCCGGTAGTGACGATGTACGAGCTGGAGCCCGCGCCTGGCATCAAGGCGAGCCGCGTGATCGCGCTGGCCGACGATATCGCGCGCAACATGTCCGCGATCTCCGCGCGCGTCGCGGTGATCCCGGGGCGCAACGTGATCGGCATCGAGCTGCCGAATGCGCGGCGCGAGGCGGTTTCGCTGCATGAGCTCGTCGGCAGCCAGACGTTCGAGGACCAGTCGGCGCAATTGCCGATCATCCTCGGCAAGAACATCGCGGGCGATTCGGTGATCGCCGATCTCGCGCCGATGCCGCATCTGCTGGTCGCGGGCACCACCGGCTCGGGCAAGTCGGTCGGGCTGAACAGCATGATCCTGTCGCTGTTGTACAAGCTGACACCGAACCAGTGCCGGATGATCATGATCGATCCGAAGATGCTCGAGCTGAGCATGTATGACGACATCCCGCACCTGTTGTCACCGGTCGTCACCGATCCGGCCAAGGCGGTGCGCGCGCTGAAATGGGCGGTCGAGACGATGGAGGATCGCTATCGCCAGATGTCCTCCGTGGGCGTGCGCAGCCTCGCCGGTTTCAATGACAAGGTGCGTGGCGCCAAGGCGAAGGGGCAGCCGCTCGGGCGGAAGGTGCAGACGGGGTACCACCCCGACACCGGCGCACCGATGTACGAGGAGGAGAAGCTCGAATACGACGTGCTGCCGCAGATCGTCGTGATCGTCGACGAGCTGGCCGATCTGATGATGACCGCGGGCAAGGAGGTCGAATTCCTGATCCAGCGGCTCGCGCAGAAGGCGCGTGCGGCGGGCATCCATTTGATCATGGCGACGCAGCGGCCGTCGGTCGATGTCATCACCGGCGTCATCAAGGCCAATCTGCCGACTCGCATCAGCTTCCACGTCACGTCGAAGATCGATTCGCGCACCATCCTGGGCGAACAGGGTGCAGAGCAGCTGCTGGGCAAGGGCGACATGCTCTACATGCCGGGCGGCAAGGGCATCGTCCGCGTCCACGGGCCGTTCGTCACCGATGACGAAGTGCGGCTGGTGGCGGATCACTGGCGCTCGCAGGGGCTGCCCGACTACATCTCGTCGGTGACCGAAGAGCCCGAGGAGAGCTTCGCGCTGGAGGGTTCACCGACCGGCGAGGATTCGGCGGAAGACCAGCAATATCGCCAGGCGATCCAGCTGGTATGCGAGTCGCAGAAAGCGTCGACCTCGTGGCTGCAGCGGCAGTTGCGGATCGGCTACAACTCGGCCGCGCGGTTGATCGAGCGGATGGAGAAGGACGGCATCGTCGGTCGGCCCGATCATGTCGGGCGGCGCGAGGTGCTGCGCGATACGGAGGGGCATGCGATCTGAGGGTGGGCGTCGCTCGTTCAGTTCCTCGAGATACCCGCATTGTTCCCCCGCGAACGCGGGGGGCCAGGAGCCACTGACGCTATCGTCTGGAACCCTGGGCTCCCGCGTTCGCGGGAGAACGAGGAGGTCATCGCTCGTTGCGCCAAGCCGATTTCGACAAGGGTTTCGGACGATCGAGGCGCGGTCTACGGGGGAACACAAGTTACGGACGACAGGTGGAATTAATGCAGTATCGGCGGTTAGGCGTGGCGGCGTTGGCGCTCGCGATATCGGGGCAGGTCTCGGCGCAGGACACCGCCAAGCAGACCCCCGGCAGCACCGCCACCGACACGCAGCACCGTCCCCGTTCGGGCGTTCGCCGCGACAGCGATCTGTCTCCGTCGGCGCTGACCGCGGATACGCGGCGCACCCCGCCGCCCGGGCTGTTCGCCGACTGGTTCGATATCCGTAAAAAATTGGCGGATCGCGGCATTGGGCTCAGCGCGCGCTATGCCTCGGAAAGCGGTTATAATTTTTCCGGTGGGGACCGGAAATTGCTCCGTGAGACCGGCCAGTTCGACGTCGGCATGTTGCTCGATCTCGACAAGGTCGTCGGACTTCAAGGCGGCGCGTTCCAGGTGACCGTCACCTATCGCCGGGGCCGCGATCTCGGCGCCGACGCGAATCTGGGCGTGCTGCAACAGGTGCAGGAGGTCTATGGCCGCGGCCAGACGCTGCGCCTCACGCAGTTCTGGTACGAGCAGACGCTGGGCGAGAAACTCGAGCTCAAGATCGGACGCACCAATCCCGGCGAGGATTTCGCGGTCTTCTCCTGCTATTTCCAGAATCTCAGCTTCTGCGGGGCGCAGCCGGGCAATCTGGTCGGCGATTACTGGCAGAACTGGCCGGTCGGGCAATGGGGGGTGCGGCTGCGTTACGACGTCAATGACCATGTCACGGTGAAGACCGCGGCGTATGAGGTGAACCCGCGCAACCTGGAGAAGGACTTCGTGATCGGCCGGTTCCACGGTGCGACCGGCGCGCTGATCCCGGTCGAGGCCGAATGGCGGCGCGGCGACGACGATGGCCGGGTCGGCGCGTACAAGGTCGGCGGCTGGGTCAACACGTCGAACGGCGACGACGTGTTCTACGACGTGAACCGCCAGCCGATCGCGATCACGGGACTCGCTCCGCTCCGCCGCAGCGCGCGCTACGGCGTGTATTTCAACGTGCAGCAGCAGATCACCGGCACATCGAAAGACGGCAAGTCGGTGACCGGGCTCAGCGTGTTCCTCAACGCGACCCAGGCTGACCGCGCGACCTCGACCACCGACAACCAGATCGCCGCGGGGCTGTTCTACAAGGGGCTGGTGCCGTGGCGGCCGAACGACATCCTCGGCTTCGGCGTGGCCCGGACCAACGTGAACGGACGCCTCGCCAAGGGCCAGGCACTCGATCCCACCCGGCCCGCCGTGCAGGATGCGGAATACGCGTCGGAGATTTATTACAGCGTGCATCCGACCAGGTGGCTGGAATTGCGGCCGAACGTGCAGTTCATCCACAATCCGGGCGGCGTGCATGACGCCCGCGATGTCGGGGTGCTCGGGTTGAAGGGTGCGATTACGCTGTAGGGGAGTCGGTCTTTCCTCTTCCGTCATCCTGACGAAAGTCAGGATTCGGAGTAATATCCGCCGCGCTGCTTGATCCTGGATCCTGACTTTCGTCAGGATGACGGGGACTGTGACGGCGGACGAGCATTCCCACTGAAGTCACGCCGAATTCAGTGGCGGTTCAACCGCGGGGCGGCAATTGTCCGCGCTCCAAGGAGATTTCGATGTTCAATACCCGCCCCGCGGTGATCGCGACGATCGCCGCTCTCTCGGTTGCCGCACTACCCGCGCCGATCGCCGCACAGGCCACCGGCGATCTAGCCGCCGTGCAGAAGCACCTCCAGTCGGTCGAAACGATGACAGCCAGTTTCTCGCAGGCGGATCGCAACGGCAAGGTCCTGACCGGCGTGCTGACGCTGAAGAAGCCCGGCAAGCTGCGTTTCCAATATGAGAAGGGCGTGCCGATCCTGATCGTCGCGGAGGGCGGCGCGCTGACCTTCATCGATTATTCGGTGAAGCAGGTGCAGCGCTGGCCGATCAAGAACTCGCCGCTGGGGGTGCTGCTCGATCCGACGCGCGACATCACGCGCTATGCCAAGCTCGTCCCCGGCTATGACCAGCGAATCGTGTCGGTCGAGGCGAACGATCCCAAGCACCCCGAATATGGCCGGATCACTTTGGTGTTCGTGCGCAACGCGGGCGCGCCGGGCGGGCTGATGCTGCAGGGCTGGGTCGCGCTCGACAGCCAGAACAACCGCACGACGATCCGCCTGACCAACCAGAAGTTCGGCGAAGCGGTCAGCGACAACACCTTCCGCTGGAACGATCCGCGCCGCACGGGTGGAAGAAAGTAACAAAACTTTCGCGTCATTCATGCAAGCGACAGGTTGCGATCCCTAGAGAGTGGCTCGCGGATGTGAGGCATTCGGGATTTTTCCCCCTGTTGCCCGGATGGTTTCCCCATATCTTGCCTGCGTGACGAACGCTGAGTTGGCCCTCGCTCCATGCCCCCGGAGCGAGGGTCTTTCGCGTAGAGCGGCAAGCAAACGCATTTTGCGAGACTCGCTCAAGCGCGGCCGGCGGGCAAAGCCCGTCCGACGACAGCGGCTTTGCCGATAGCATAGCTAGTTAGAAGCCCACGCCCCTTCCTTGTCCCCACCCCCACGCGACGCTACATCGCGGCGGTGAAGATCGTCTCCTGGAACATCAACTCGGTCCGTTTCCGGATCGCCATCGTCGAGCAGTTCCTGCGTGACGAACACCCCGACATCCTGTGCCTGCAGGAAACCAAGGTCATCGACGGCGACTTCCCGTTGGAAGCGTTCCGCGCGCTCGGCTACGAGCACATCGTCCTGCACGGCCAGCGCATGCACCACGGCGTCGCGATCCTGAGCCGAGTCCCGATCGTGGAGGACGACCGATTCGACTGGCAGGCGAACAGCGAGGCGCGCCACATCGGCGTCCGCCTCGAGAACGGCGTACGGCTCGAGAACGTCTACGTCCCGGCGGGCGGCGACGTGCCCGACCGCGCGGTGAACCCGAAGTTCGGCCAGAAGCTCGATTTCATCGACCGCATGACGACCTGGTCGGAGACACTTCCCGGCCCGACGATCCTGGTCGGCGACTTCAACATCGCCCCGCTCGAATCGGACGTCTGGAGCCACAAGCAGCTGCTCGACGTCGTCAGCCACACCCCGATCGAGGTCGACGCGCTCGCCAAGTTGCAGGCAGCGGGCGACTGGGTCGATCTCGGCCGCCGCTTCCACCCCGCCCCCGCCCGCCTGTTCACGTGGTGGAGCTACCGCGCAAAGGACTGGGCGGCATCGGACCGCGGGCGGCGGCTCGATCACATGTGGGCGACCGGTGCGGCGGCCGAAGCGGCGGTGTCGCACCACGTCTACGAACGCTGCCGGAGTTGGCTGAAGCCCTCCGACCACGTCCCGATCATGACCGAGTTCGCGTTTTGAATCCGCGCGCGGCGGCCCGCGCTGTCGATGCGTTGCGACGCGGCTGGCCGATCGCGATCGACGGGCTCGTGCTCCTCGCGGTCGAAACGGCGGACGCGGAGCGACTGGCGGCGTTCGATCCCGAAGCGAATGGCGGTGTGCTGATCTCGTCAGGCCGCGCGGCAACGTTGAAGCTTGCGAACCAGCTTGCGGCGGCGGATCCGACCGAGCCGGTGCTCGTCGATCGCGCGCCCTGGATCGATTTCGCCGCCGCGACCGCGCTGGCCGATCCGCAGTTCGATCTGGCCACTCCGCTCAAGGGTCCGTTCCGCACGCTCCCGGTGACCGATCCCGACGCCGCGGCTGCGGCCTTGCGCCTTGCGAGGATTGCCGGACTCCTGCCTGCCTTCTTCCTCGGCACCGGCGAACCCGAAGTCCGCATAAGCACCGCAGACATAGACGCGCACGAAGACGCGACGCGGCTGACCCTCGCAACCCGCGCGCGCCTCCCGGTAGAGGGTGCGGAGGACGCCGAGATCGTCGCATTCCGCAGCCCCGAAAGCGCGGACGAGCATATCGCGCTGCTGATCGGCCAGCCCAATGGCCAGCCCCCACTGGTCCGCCTGCACAGCGAATGCCTAACGGGCGACGTGCTTGGCAGCCTTAAATGCGATTGCGGGCCGCAGTTGCATGCCGCGATCCACGCGATCCGACATAGCGGCTGGGGTATCCTGCTCTATCTTCGCCAGGAGGGGCGCGGGATCGGACTGGTCAACAAGCTGCGCGCCTATGCATTGCAGGACCAGGGTTTCGATACG from Sphingomonas sp. HMP9 encodes:
- a CDS encoding carbohydrate porin — its product is MQYRRLGVAALALAISGQVSAQDTAKQTPGSTATDTQHRPRSGVRRDSDLSPSALTADTRRTPPPGLFADWFDIRKKLADRGIGLSARYASESGYNFSGGDRKLLRETGQFDVGMLLDLDKVVGLQGGAFQVTVTYRRGRDLGADANLGVLQQVQEVYGRGQTLRLTQFWYEQTLGEKLELKIGRTNPGEDFAVFSCYFQNLSFCGAQPGNLVGDYWQNWPVGQWGVRLRYDVNDHVTVKTAAYEVNPRNLEKDFVIGRFHGATGALIPVEAEWRRGDDDGRVGAYKVGGWVNTSNGDDVFYDVNRQPIAITGLAPLRRSARYGVYFNVQQQITGTSKDGKSVTGLSVFLNATQADRATSTTDNQIAAGLFYKGLVPWRPNDILGFGVARTNVNGRLAKGQALDPTRPAVQDAEYASEIYYSVHPTRWLELRPNVQFIHNPGGVHDARDVGVLGLKGAITL
- a CDS encoding CitMHS family transporter, producing the protein MNLALLGFLMVATFMTLIMTKKMTPLVALIVIPSIFGVFAGEAAGLGPMMIDGIKNLAPTGVMLLFAILFFSTMTDTGLFDPLVGRLIRMVHGDPMRILIGTVVLCTLVSLDGDGSTTYIITIAALLPLYKRFNMNRLYLVCLLMTTSGIMNLTPWGGPTARAASALKIDPATLFLPLIPGMIAGLAFLIGLAVYFGRKERARMGDAGITADTEFTGMAVSQYPEARRPKLIWFNAALVVTLLTLLVWGILPLSMLMMLAFAIAMIVNYPGVADQKERISAHAGNVLAVVSLIFAAGIFTGILGGTGMVEAMSKAVVGVIPPALGPYMAPITALLSMPFTFFISNDAFYFGMLPILAEAGAHYGVAPEAIARASLMGQPVHLLSPLVPSTYLLVSLVGIDLADHQRFTLVPAIAVCTVMTLVGMIALAFPFVA
- the ribA gene encoding GTP cyclohydrolase II, giving the protein MNPRAAARAVDALRRGWPIAIDGLVLLAVETADAERLAAFDPEANGGVLISSGRAATLKLANQLAAADPTEPVLVDRAPWIDFAAATALADPQFDLATPLKGPFRTLPVTDPDAAAAALRLARIAGLLPAFFLGTGEPEVRISTADIDAHEDATRLTLATRARLPVEGAEDAEIVAFRSPESADEHIALLIGQPNGQPPLVRLHSECLTGDVLGSLKCDCGPQLHAAIHAIRHSGWGILLYLRQEGRGIGLVNKLRAYALQDQGFDTVDANTRLGFAVDARDFGVAARMLTLLGQREIRLLTNNPAKVAGLEAAGVTVIERVPHFLPSNPHNAQYLATKRDRTGHQF
- a CDS encoding alpha/beta fold hydrolase: MVRPRTPLMLLPAMGCDGQLWARQIVDLAAVAQVEFGDLSQDDTLSEMAARVLAAAPPRFAVAGVSLGGYVAMEMIRQAPERIERIALFGTRASMEVRPRTVVGQGLLATAPHADPRLTAIVAGPAQAMAERVGQVVFERQQRALLARPDISEAIAAIHVPTLVAVGDRDLICTPDDARALSARIEGSRFHMLRSCGHLAPMERPGEVTALLRQWLKTG
- a CDS encoding DNA translocase FtsK, producing MASRAQPALWRETVKAGAVRSGALIAAIALFVGTLLMALALASYHPSDPALNTASGGSPANLIGPPGAWFADIALTLFGPAVALMLPIGPILGMRLWRDAPLGHWVRMVRGAAIGVALMASALAFVSGSSVLALPAGWGGVIGLSVSSAVHWALHFIGQPVAELWSARAVGLVAAIAGAIVWGKSIEIDLGERKWRFPRRNRTEALGYDGFAEIDEDDDEPLTLTRKPVEPRAVAEPDPRPAPVIADRQNAPSQAKPKERQSSLDLRDNFTLPSLDLLTPSPPSQGNVIDKAGLERNARLLENVLDDFHVKGSIIEVRPGPVVTMYELEPAPGIKASRVIALADDIARNMSAISARVAVIPGRNVIGIELPNARREAVSLHELVGSQTFEDQSAQLPIILGKNIAGDSVIADLAPMPHLLVAGTTGSGKSVGLNSMILSLLYKLTPNQCRMIMIDPKMLELSMYDDIPHLLSPVVTDPAKAVRALKWAVETMEDRYRQMSSVGVRSLAGFNDKVRGAKAKGQPLGRKVQTGYHPDTGAPMYEEEKLEYDVLPQIVVIVDELADLMMTAGKEVEFLIQRLAQKARAAGIHLIMATQRPSVDVITGVIKANLPTRISFHVTSKIDSRTILGEQGAEQLLGKGDMLYMPGGKGIVRVHGPFVTDDEVRLVADHWRSQGLPDYISSVTEEPEESFALEGSPTGEDSAEDQQYRQAIQLVCESQKASTSWLQRQLRIGYNSAARLIERMEKDGIVGRPDHVGRREVLRDTEGHAI
- a CDS encoding LolA family protein; translated protein: MFNTRPAVIATIAALSVAALPAPIAAQATGDLAAVQKHLQSVETMTASFSQADRNGKVLTGVLTLKKPGKLRFQYEKGVPILIVAEGGALTFIDYSVKQVQRWPIKNSPLGVLLDPTRDITRYAKLVPGYDQRIVSVEANDPKHPEYGRITLVFVRNAGAPGGLMLQGWVALDSQNNRTTIRLTNQKFGEAVSDNTFRWNDPRRTGGRK
- a CDS encoding OprO/OprP family phosphate-selective porin, with the translated sequence MTLFRTGCAALALIAATPALAQTPSDADLAALVRAQAAEIAALKSRLDRLENVAAVAQASVPVAPVQAAPQAVAQNNEPRRTVPFAPQLAPPGPADRSVAQALAARDNPSGVTTEWGAGLPVFHSADGVYTFKPRGRILTDVSSSFGSKYDGRNITTTGMRALRLGLEGGVGTHFFYQFESDFSENEVDVVTAFVGWRNKIRPGLDYDVRAGHLFNDRSFEGSTGSDSTPFMERTTVATAIIPQRGFYGIGVMPRVFWKTGHASVTVTGDRIDGTQTVGDSRTVLGRAHWNPIKSDTGVLHIGAWGFDESLSSVAGTLTRNTVIGGRFNGALRVSTGPLIGGTGTTGYGFELGGYRGPLWVMGEAGRRNARLDGGRADFVSKAWSVSGGLFLTGDLPPYNPRLGSFGQPKVLKPTFDGGVGAIELTARYESLDFDNLLTGGDGWAATVGVNWYLNSFTRFQVNAIQWNTDNRAGDYVGNDSGQTLSARVGVTF
- a CDS encoding exodeoxyribonuclease III, which codes for MKIVSWNINSVRFRIAIVEQFLRDEHPDILCLQETKVIDGDFPLEAFRALGYEHIVLHGQRMHHGVAILSRVPIVEDDRFDWQANSEARHIGVRLENGVRLENVYVPAGGDVPDRAVNPKFGQKLDFIDRMTTWSETLPGPTILVGDFNIAPLESDVWSHKQLLDVVSHTPIEVDALAKLQAAGDWVDLGRRFHPAPARLFTWWSYRAKDWAASDRGRRLDHMWATGAAAEAAVSHHVYERCRSWLKPSDHVPIMTEFAF
- a CDS encoding UbiH/UbiF/VisC/COQ6 family ubiquinone biosynthesis hydroxylase, whose product is MDTDVIILGGGLVGATLAVALGVHGISTIVIDPADPAVTLAPGFDGRASAVASASHRMLDAIGIGATLAGQGCAIRQIRVSDGLEPGKLDFVPEADDGALGTMYENKLLRRTLFDAATAAPHVDLRMLTRAVSVDRAESGVTVTLDTGDVIRAPLLIAAEGRNSPTREAAGITIARWSYEHTAIIAAFHHERPHEDVAYEIFYASGPFALLPLPDDADGHRSAIVWTVDAKNAPGMLKLGDRAFLAEAEKSMGGFLGALSMATPRSSYPLGFHHAARITDTRLALVGDAGHGIHPIAGQGLNLGFRDVATLTEVLVEGKRLGLDLGDAALLARYQRWRGLDTFMTAAATDTLTRLFGLPGKTASAVRRFGISAVNAIPPLKDRFMAEARGESGDLPKLLQGMVI